ATGCAGTTGCGCGCCGGCCGCCTGCGCGTCGCTCGCAAGTTGCTGCAGGCGCGCGTAGTGACGCGGCGACACGATCGTCGTGTAGTCGCCGTTCGCCGACAGGTCGGGATACATCTTCGCGAACCGCGCCCGCGCTCGCTCGATGAACGCGGCTTCCATCCCGCGCGGCAGCAGGACGTAATCGGGGGCGATGCAGGTCTGGCCCGCATTCAGCGTCTTGCCGGCGACGATCGCGTCGACGGCCGCATCGAAGCGTGCATTCGGGCCGACGATCGCCGGCGACTTGCCGCCGAGCTCGAGCGTGACGGGCGTGAGGTTGTCGGCCGCCGCGCGCATCACGTGGCGGCCGACGTGCGTCGAGCCGGTGAACAGCAGGTGATCGAACGGTAGCGCACTGAACGCGGCGCCGACTTCCGCATCGCCGTTCACGACCGAGACGTGGTCGCGCGAGAAGGTCTTCGCGATCAGCTGCTCGAACAGCGCCGATGTGCGCGGCGTCAGTTCGGACATCTTGATGATCGCGCGGTTGCCGGCCGCGAGCGCGCAGATCAGCGGGCCGGCCGCGAGCAGTACCGGATAGTTCCACGGCACGACGATACCGACCACGCCGAGCGGCTGCGGAATGACCTTCGCGCGCGCGGGCCGCAGCCACTTGTTCATCGGCTTGCGGCTCGGCTTCATCCAGCGCTTGCCGTGCTTGAGCGCATCGTCGATCTCTTCCTTCGCCATCCAGATTTCCGACAGCAGGACCTCCTGCTTCGCGCGGTGGCCGAA
This window of the Burkholderia cepacia GG4 genome carries:
- a CDS encoding coniferyl aldehyde dehydrogenase, which produces MKNDLPELAPQALPSVDALTSLLRDQRAAYLRAPYPEWDTRAQHLRALRTMLIDHADALADAISADFGHRAKQEVLLSEIWMAKEEIDDALKHGKRWMKPSRKPMNKWLRPARAKVIPQPLGVVGIVVPWNYPVLLAAGPLICALAAGNRAIIKMSELTPRTSALFEQLIAKTFSRDHVSVVNGDAEVGAAFSALPFDHLLFTGSTHVGRHVMRAAADNLTPVTLELGGKSPAIVGPNARFDAAVDAIVAGKTLNAGQTCIAPDYVLLPRGMEAAFIERARARFAKMYPDLSANGDYTTIVSPRHYARLQQLASDAQAAGAQLHPLSDAQSDPAARRFVPCAVTHVPAASQLMQEEIFGPLLPLVPYERLDEAIAYVNARPRPLALYLFDEDGGTIDRVMRETISGGVTVNDALMHIACGSLPFGGVGASGMGAYHGYDGFVTFSKMKPVLTQARLNARNLLAPPYGKRFAALIKLMLKF